The following are encoded together in the Babylonia areolata isolate BAREFJ2019XMU chromosome 18, ASM4173473v1, whole genome shotgun sequence genome:
- the LOC143292201 gene encoding uncharacterized protein LOC143292201 translates to MPASRNTSLTPNETWLNSSRDSDVGVSDDCQVVDVALWSFVPWDNPDNLISQETEKAVDTVVGAVCLPVLFLLSVPCNVLNMAVFWKQGLSERINLCLFCLSLVDFLHMVNSFFVNVDRLHPPFTEPIGPVLQFIIQHNLVGFRGFTWLSGYISMLIACERCLCVVSPLRSHAMLKTRTTVVVVLVGAVLILAGSLTIGLRWSLICVRDPLTNTTSRLVFTSQFYEDNKAYLNVLTFVIGSPQLLTYVTVVSATTAVTSVKLKKMMTWREQTSSVSLSSREVALTRTLIVISVLYVVCSIPTIITGIGVMFVSEFSFRGRYYNFSNLLLSLIELASFMNATFNFFVYCWLGTKYRETLRDLLRCNAVLVATPASAKSK, encoded by the coding sequence ATGCCCGCTTCAAGAAACACATCGCTGACACCCAACGAGACGTGGCTGAATTCATCACGTGACAGCGATGTGGGTGTGTCAGACGACTGTCAGGTCGTGGATGTGGCGTTGTGGAGTTTCGTCCCCTGGGACAACCCCGACAACCTAATCAGCCAGGAGACAGAAAAGGCCGTGGACACAGTGGTGGGTGCAGTCTGTCTtcccgtcctcttcctcctctctgtcccctgcAACGTCCTCAACATGGCCGTGTTCTGGAAACAGGGGCTTTCTGAACGCATCAACCTGTGTCTCTTCTGCCTCTCGCTCGTCGACTTTCTGCACATGGTCAACAGCTTCTTCGTCAATGTGGACAGACTCCATCCGCCCTTCACGGAGCCCATCGGTCCCGTGTTGCAATTCATCATCCAGCATAATCTGGTGGGGTTCCGAGGGTTCACGTGGCTGTCGGGGTACATCTCTATGCTGATAGCGTgtgagaggtgtctgtgtgtggtcagtCCCCTCCGCTCTCACGCCATGCTGAAGACTCGAaccacagtggtggtggtgctggtgggtgCTGTTCTGATCCTGGCGGGGTCCCTGACCATCGGCCTGAGATGGAGCCTCATCTGTGTACGGGACCCCCTGACCAACACCACGTCCAGACTGGTCTTCACCAGTCAGTTCTACGAAGACAACAAGGCTTACCTGAACGTTTTGACTTTCGTCATCGGATCACCACAGTTACTGACCTACGTCACCGTCGTTTCTGCCACCACAGCGGTGACGTCAGTGAagctgaagaagatgatgacgtgGCGGGAACAGACCTCTTCTGTCTCCTTATCCTCCCGCGAGGTGGCGCTGACACGTACGCTCATCGTCATATCCGTTCTATATGTCGTCTGCtccatccccaccatcatcacgGGAATAGGCGTGATGTTTGTGTCCGAGTTCAGTTTCCGCGGCCGTTACTACAACTTCTCCAACCTGCTGCTCAGCCTGATCGAACTGGCGTCCTTCATGAACGCCACTTTCAACTTCTTTGTCTACTGCTGGCTGGGCACGAAGTACAGAGAAACGCTCCGTGATTTACTGCGATGTAACGCCGTATTGGTCGCAACACCTGCATCAGCAAAGTCCAAGTAA